From the genome of Primulina eburnea isolate SZY01 chromosome 12, ASM2296580v1, whole genome shotgun sequence, one region includes:
- the LOC140807097 gene encoding receptor-like protein kinase 7 isoform X1, whose product MAAATVFVYFHFLCLLSSVLSDELQNLLSIKSAFHDSPTKIFDSWNLHTPVCNFSRITCDSRGFVKEIDLSNQNLIGSIPLNPICSLTSLEKLSLGFNCIYGPVTQDLSNCSSLKYLDLGNNFFSGSFPDISSLTGMVYFYANNSGFSGIFPWNSLQNMSNLVALSLGDNPFDLHPFPQVILNRTKLSWLYLSNCSLEGQIPEDIGNLVQLINLELAQNSIAGKIPDGITKLNKLWQLELYLNEMTGEFPTGMGNLTNLENFDASANNLSGNLSEIKFMHKLRSLHLYRNQLSGEIPAEIGDFKNLVNLSLYRNNLSGEIPQNLGSSAEIFFIDVSENFFSGSIPPNMCKMGTTKKLLLLQNNLTGQIPGTYVNCTTLIRFRVSNNQLSGHVPAGIWGLPKAEIIDLAENKLEGPVTSDIGKARTLAQLFLANNRLSGELPSEISFASSLVSIDLSCNQFSGEIPVSLGELKQLTTIQFQENKFSGSIPDSLHNSLSINDINMAFNSLSGQIPASLGNLSTLNFLNLSRNQLSGPIPGTLSSLMLNLLDLSHNRLTGPIPESLLIEANNGSFSGNGGLCTEKIRGFRRCSPESSTSRYLGTVLLCLLIASIAWLVSMVGFCLLKRNSGHQGGRSLKDDSWDLQSFHILTFTEDDILDSIKPENLIGRGGSGNVYKVLVRDEKEFAVKHILHSDHPHNALKKIGNSTPMLERRGTRSREFESEVETLSSVRHINVVKLYCSITSEDSSLLVYEYMPNGSLWDRLHTSKKLSLDWDTRFEIALGAAKGLEYLHHGCDRPIIHRDVKSSNILLDELLKPRIADFGLAKIVLASSTHESTQTFAGTHGYIAPEYGYTNKVNEKSDLYSFGVVLMELVTGKKPIEPEFGKAKDIVEWVSSKLKTNESVLSIVDSTIPENYKEEALKLLKVAILCTARVPGMRPTMRSVVQMLEETRAGELVGSTVKKEGKRKG is encoded by the exons ATGGCGGCGGCTACCGTGTTCGTCTATTTTCACTTCCTCTGCCTCCTATCCTCGGTCCTCTCGGATGAACTGCAAAATCTTTTATCTATTAAATCTGCTTTCCATGATTCCCCCACCAAAATATTCGATTCCTGGAATCTCCATACCCCAGTTTGCAACTTTTCAAGAATCACTTGTGACTCCCGTGGTTTTGTCAAAGAAATTGATCTTTCGAACCAGAATTTGATTGGGTCGATCCCTTTGAATCCCATCTGCAGTTTGACGTCGCTGGAGAAACTTTCCCTCGGATTCAACTGTATCTACGGCCCCGTGACCCAGGATTTGAGTAACTGCTCTTCTCTCAAGTACTTGGACTTGGGAAACAACTTCTTCTCTGGATCATTTCCAGATATCTCATCCCTCACTGGGATGGtttatttttatgctaacaaCAGTGGGTTTTCAGGAATCTTCCCGTGGAATTCTCTTCAAAATATGTCGAATCTTGTTGCGTTGAGTCTTGGCGACAATCCCTTTGATCTACATCCATTCCCTCAAGTGATTCTGAATCGCACGAAGCTCAGTTGGCTTTACTTGTCAAACTGCAGCCTTGAAGGCCAAATCCCAGAAGACATTGGGAATCTTGTCCAGCTTATTAATCTGGAATTAGCACAGAATAGCATTGCTGGAAAGATCCCCGACGGGATCACCAAACTTAATAAGCTGTGGCAGCTTGAGCTTTATCTGAACGAAATGACCGGGGAATTTCCTACAGGAATGGGAAATCTCACGAATCTTGAGAATTTCGATGCTTCTGCCAATAATCTCTCCGGAAATCTTTCCGAAATCAAATTCATGCATAAGCTGAGAAGCCTACACCTCTACAGAAATCAGTTATCCGGTGAAATTCCAGCTGAAATCGGGGATTTCAAGAATCTTGTGAACTTGTCACTTTACAGGAACAACCTTTCGGGGGAAATTCCTCAAAACCTGGGCTCGTCGGCCGAAATATTCTTCATCGATGTGTCAGAGAATTTTTTCTCGGGCTCGATCCCACCGAACATGTGCAAAATGGGCACGACGAAGAAACTTTTGCTGCTGCAGAACAACTTAACGGGGCAAATCCCCGGAACGTATGTGAATTGCACGACGCTGATTCGTTTTCGTGTCAGCAATAATCAACTATCGGGCCATGTCCCTGCTGGGATATGGGGACTGCCTAAGGCAGAAATTATTGATTTAGCGGAAAATAAACTTGAAGGGCCTGTTACTTCTGATATAGGAAAAGCCAGAACCTTGGCGCAACTTTTTCTTGCCAACAATAGGCTTTCTGGAGAACTGCCTTCTGAGATCTCATTTGCTTCATCTTTGGTATCTATCGACTTGAGTTGCAATCAGTTTTCAGGCGAAATACCAGTCTCCCTGGGAGAGTTGAAGCAGCTCACCACTATTCAGTTTCAGGAAAACAAGTTTTCTGGTTCAATACCAGATTCATTACACAACTCTCTTTCAATCAATGACATTAACATGGCTTTTAATTCACTAAGTGGCCAAATTCCAGCCTCTCTTGGCAACTTGTCCACTCTTAATTTCTTGAACTTGTCAAGAAATCAACTCTCCGGTCCAATCCCAGGGACACTATCTTCTCTTATGCTAAATCTTCTTGATCTTTCCCATAACCGGTTAACGGGTCCTATACCTGAATCCCTTTTGATTGAAGCCAATAATGGCAGCTTTTCAGGCAATGGTGGTCTCTGCACTGAGAAAATCAGGGGATTCCGGAGATGTTCTCCGGAATCCAGCACGTCCAGGTACCTTGGAACAGTCTTGTTATGCCTCCTGATTGCTTCCATTGCCTGGCTTGTTTCGATGGTAGGATTCTGTTTATTAAAAAGGAATAGTGGACATCAAGGGGGACGATCTTTGAAGGATGACTCGTGGGACCTACAGTCTTTTCATATTTTAACATTCACAGAGGATGATATTCTTGATTCTATAAAGCCCGAAAATTTAATAGGCCGAGGTGGTTCAGGCAATGTGTATAAAGTTCTTGTTAGAGATGAAAAAGAATTTGCAGTGAAACACATTTTGCACTCCGATCATCCTCACAATGCCCTGAAAAAGATAGGTAATTCGACGCCGATGTTAGAAAGGCGAGGCACCAGGTCTCGGGAATTTGAATCGGAGGTTGAAACATTAAGTTCTGTTAGGCACATTAATGTTGTGAAGTTGTATTGCAGCATAACTAGTGAGGACTCAAGCTTGTTGGTCTACGAGTATATGCCTAATGGAAGTCTTTGGGATAGATTGCATACTAGTAAAAAGTTATCCCTTGATTGGGACACAAGGTTCGAAATTGCACTTGGTGCTGCAAAAGGGTTAGAGTATTTGCATCACGGTTGTGACAGGCCAATAATCCATCGTGATGTCAAGTCGAGCAACATCCTTTTGGATGAATTATTGAAGCCCCGGATTGCTGATTTTGGACTCGCAAAGATTGTTCTGGCAAGTTCAACCCACGAATCTACTCAAACCTTTGCGGGGACGCATGGTTATATAGCTCCAG AATATGGATATACAAACAAAGTTAACGAGAAGAGTGATCTGTATAGTTTCGGAGTAGTACTAATGGAGCTTGTAACGGGTAAGAAGCCAATCGAGCCGGAGTTTGGGAAGGCCAAAGACATAGTTGAATGGGTGTCAAGCAAATTGAAGACTAATGAGAGTGTTTTAAGTATTGTGGATTCAACAATTCCAGAAAATTACAAAGAAGAAGCTTTAAAACTGTTAAAAGTTGCTATTCTTTGCACAGCAAGGGTTCCAGGAATGAGGCCTACAATGAGAAGCGTGGTTCAAATGCTAGAAGAAACTCGGGCCGGTGAATTGGTTGGATCTACGGTCAAGAAAGAGGGTAAAAGAAAAGGTTGA
- the LOC140807097 gene encoding receptor-like protein kinase 7 isoform X2, which yields MAAATVFVYFHFLCLLSSVLSDELQNLLSIKSAFHDSPTKIFDSWNLHTPVCNFSRITCDSRGFVKEIDLSNQNLIGSIPLNPICSLTSLEKLSLGFNCIYGPVTQDLSNCSSLKYLDLGNNFFSGSFPDISSLTGMVYFYANNSGFSGIFPWNSLQNMSNLVALSLGDNPFDLHPFPQVILNRTKLSWLYLSNCSLEGQIPEDIGNLVQLINLELAQNSIAGKIPDGITKLNKLWQLELYLNEMTGEFPTGMGNLTNLENFDASANNLSGNLSEIKFMHKLRSLHLYRNQLSGEIPAEIGDFKNLVNLSLYRNNLSGEIPQNLGSSAEIFFIDVSENFFSGSIPPNMCKMGTTKKLLLLQNNLTGQIPGTYVNCTTLIRFRVSNNQLSGHVPAGIWGLPKAEIIDLAENKLEGPVTSDIGKARTLAQLFLANNRLSGELPSEISFASSLVSIDLSCNQFSGEIPVSLGELKQLTTIQFQENKFSGSIPDSLHNSLSINDINMAFNSLSGQIPASLGNLSTLNFLNLSRNQLSGPIPGTLSSLMLNLLDLSHNRLTGPIPESLLIEANNGSFSGNGGLCTEKIRGFRRCSPESSTSRYLGTVLLCLLIASIAWLVSMVGFCLLKRNSGHQGGRSLKDDSWDLQSFHILTFTEDDILDSIKPENLIGRGGSGNVYKVLVRDEKEFAVKHILHSDHPHNALKKIGNSTPMLERRGTRSREFESEVETLSSVRHINVVKLYCSITSEDSSLLVYEYMPNGSLWDRLHTSKKLSLDWDTRFEIALGAAKGLEYLHHGCDRPIIHRDVKSSNILLDELLKPRIADFGLAKIVLASSTHESTQTFAGTHGYIAPGNQNMDIQTKLTRRVICIVSE from the exons ATGGCGGCGGCTACCGTGTTCGTCTATTTTCACTTCCTCTGCCTCCTATCCTCGGTCCTCTCGGATGAACTGCAAAATCTTTTATCTATTAAATCTGCTTTCCATGATTCCCCCACCAAAATATTCGATTCCTGGAATCTCCATACCCCAGTTTGCAACTTTTCAAGAATCACTTGTGACTCCCGTGGTTTTGTCAAAGAAATTGATCTTTCGAACCAGAATTTGATTGGGTCGATCCCTTTGAATCCCATCTGCAGTTTGACGTCGCTGGAGAAACTTTCCCTCGGATTCAACTGTATCTACGGCCCCGTGACCCAGGATTTGAGTAACTGCTCTTCTCTCAAGTACTTGGACTTGGGAAACAACTTCTTCTCTGGATCATTTCCAGATATCTCATCCCTCACTGGGATGGtttatttttatgctaacaaCAGTGGGTTTTCAGGAATCTTCCCGTGGAATTCTCTTCAAAATATGTCGAATCTTGTTGCGTTGAGTCTTGGCGACAATCCCTTTGATCTACATCCATTCCCTCAAGTGATTCTGAATCGCACGAAGCTCAGTTGGCTTTACTTGTCAAACTGCAGCCTTGAAGGCCAAATCCCAGAAGACATTGGGAATCTTGTCCAGCTTATTAATCTGGAATTAGCACAGAATAGCATTGCTGGAAAGATCCCCGACGGGATCACCAAACTTAATAAGCTGTGGCAGCTTGAGCTTTATCTGAACGAAATGACCGGGGAATTTCCTACAGGAATGGGAAATCTCACGAATCTTGAGAATTTCGATGCTTCTGCCAATAATCTCTCCGGAAATCTTTCCGAAATCAAATTCATGCATAAGCTGAGAAGCCTACACCTCTACAGAAATCAGTTATCCGGTGAAATTCCAGCTGAAATCGGGGATTTCAAGAATCTTGTGAACTTGTCACTTTACAGGAACAACCTTTCGGGGGAAATTCCTCAAAACCTGGGCTCGTCGGCCGAAATATTCTTCATCGATGTGTCAGAGAATTTTTTCTCGGGCTCGATCCCACCGAACATGTGCAAAATGGGCACGACGAAGAAACTTTTGCTGCTGCAGAACAACTTAACGGGGCAAATCCCCGGAACGTATGTGAATTGCACGACGCTGATTCGTTTTCGTGTCAGCAATAATCAACTATCGGGCCATGTCCCTGCTGGGATATGGGGACTGCCTAAGGCAGAAATTATTGATTTAGCGGAAAATAAACTTGAAGGGCCTGTTACTTCTGATATAGGAAAAGCCAGAACCTTGGCGCAACTTTTTCTTGCCAACAATAGGCTTTCTGGAGAACTGCCTTCTGAGATCTCATTTGCTTCATCTTTGGTATCTATCGACTTGAGTTGCAATCAGTTTTCAGGCGAAATACCAGTCTCCCTGGGAGAGTTGAAGCAGCTCACCACTATTCAGTTTCAGGAAAACAAGTTTTCTGGTTCAATACCAGATTCATTACACAACTCTCTTTCAATCAATGACATTAACATGGCTTTTAATTCACTAAGTGGCCAAATTCCAGCCTCTCTTGGCAACTTGTCCACTCTTAATTTCTTGAACTTGTCAAGAAATCAACTCTCCGGTCCAATCCCAGGGACACTATCTTCTCTTATGCTAAATCTTCTTGATCTTTCCCATAACCGGTTAACGGGTCCTATACCTGAATCCCTTTTGATTGAAGCCAATAATGGCAGCTTTTCAGGCAATGGTGGTCTCTGCACTGAGAAAATCAGGGGATTCCGGAGATGTTCTCCGGAATCCAGCACGTCCAGGTACCTTGGAACAGTCTTGTTATGCCTCCTGATTGCTTCCATTGCCTGGCTTGTTTCGATGGTAGGATTCTGTTTATTAAAAAGGAATAGTGGACATCAAGGGGGACGATCTTTGAAGGATGACTCGTGGGACCTACAGTCTTTTCATATTTTAACATTCACAGAGGATGATATTCTTGATTCTATAAAGCCCGAAAATTTAATAGGCCGAGGTGGTTCAGGCAATGTGTATAAAGTTCTTGTTAGAGATGAAAAAGAATTTGCAGTGAAACACATTTTGCACTCCGATCATCCTCACAATGCCCTGAAAAAGATAGGTAATTCGACGCCGATGTTAGAAAGGCGAGGCACCAGGTCTCGGGAATTTGAATCGGAGGTTGAAACATTAAGTTCTGTTAGGCACATTAATGTTGTGAAGTTGTATTGCAGCATAACTAGTGAGGACTCAAGCTTGTTGGTCTACGAGTATATGCCTAATGGAAGTCTTTGGGATAGATTGCATACTAGTAAAAAGTTATCCCTTGATTGGGACACAAGGTTCGAAATTGCACTTGGTGCTGCAAAAGGGTTAGAGTATTTGCATCACGGTTGTGACAGGCCAATAATCCATCGTGATGTCAAGTCGAGCAACATCCTTTTGGATGAATTATTGAAGCCCCGGATTGCTGATTTTGGACTCGCAAAGATTGTTCTGGCAAGTTCAACCCACGAATCTACTCAAACCTTTGCGGGGACGCATGGTTATATAGCTCCAGGTAACCAG AATATGGATATACAAACAAAGTTAACGAGAAGAGTGATCTGTATAGTTTCGGAGTAG
- the LOC140807239 gene encoding protein DETOXIFICATION 48: MCNSKPSSPFSISTTNVTHFLNPNKEMDLPTDDRQQLQRWPTSSEALEEMKAIGKISAPTAVTGLILYSRAMISMLFLGYIGELELAGGSLSIGVANITGYSVISGLAMGMEPICGQAYGAKRMKLLGLTMQRTILLLLSTCIPISFMWLNMKNILLWCNQDEEVSSVAQTFIIFAIPDLFFLSFLHPLRIYLRTQSITLPLTYCSSLSVLLHVPLNFLLVKYFNMGVSGVALAMSLTNLNLVIMLCLFIYFSGVYKDTWVAPSMDCLRGWSKLLALAVPTCVSVCLEWWWYELMIMLCGLLQNPKVTIASMGILIQTTSLVYVFPAALSLGVSTRVGNELGARRPAKARISMIVSLFIAVVLGIAAMVFTTMIRHRWGKLFTRDTEILELTAMALPLAGLCEVGNCPQTTGCGVLRGSARPSIGANINLGSFYMVGMPVAFLMGFVMKLGFPGLWIGLLAAQASCAVLMMLVLCRTDWILQVERAKELTEIHQSSSSSNHSLLPISADSVNTNKKSANEELLKSVSVETDPLLAVALG; the protein is encoded by the exons ATGTGCAACTCAAAGCCCTCTTCCCCTTTCTCCATATCCACTACAAATGTAACCCATTTCTTAAACCCTAACAAAGAAATGGATCTTCCCACAGATGATCGACAACAACTTCAAAGATGGCCAACATCTTCCGAG GCCCTTGAAGAAATGAAAGCAATAGGAAAAATATCAGCGCCAACAGCTGTCACAGGACTGATATTATATTCAAGAGCCATGATTTCAATGCTTTTTCTTGGATATATAGGGGAACTAGAACTTGCAGGGGGGTCTCTTTCCATTGGTGTTGCAAATATAACTGGTTACTCTGTTATTTCTGGATTGGCGATGGGGATGGAGCCCATCTGTGGCCAAGCCTATGGAGCCAAACGAATGAAACTTCTTGGCTTGACTATGCAAAGGACTATCTTGCTTCTACTCTCCACTTGCATTCCCATCTCCTTCATGTGGTTGAACATGAAAAATATCCTCCTATGGTGTAATCAAGATGAAGAAGTTTCATCTGTGGCTCAAACTTTTATCATTTTCGCGATACCTGATCTCTTCTTCCTCTCATTTCTTCATCCTTTGAGAATCTATTTAAGGACTCAAAGCATCACATTGCCATTAACTTACTGCTCATCTCTATCGGTGTTGCTACATGTGCCGTTGAATTTTCTGCTGGTGAAGTATTTCAATATGGGTGTTTCAGGAGTTGCCTTAGCCATGTCTTTGACAAATCTTAATCTTGTTATAATGCTCTGcttgtttatatatttttctgGCGTGTACAAAGACACGTGGGTGGCGCCAAGCATGGATTGCCTCCGGGGCTGGTCGAAATTGCTGGCTCTAGCGGTGCCAACTTGCGTCTCCGTTTGCCTAGAATGGTGGTGGTATGAGCTAATGATAATGCTTTGTGGGCTGCTACAGAACCCCAAAGTCACAATTGCTTCGATGGGAATTCTCATCCAAACAACCTCGTTAGTCTATGTGTTCCCCGCAGCCCTAAGCCTCGGTGTCTCTACTCGAGTAGGCAATGAACTAGGTGCAAGACGGCCCGCGAAGGCTAGAATATCGATGATTGTTTCTCTGTTTATCGCCGTGGTGTTAGGCATAGCAGCCATGGTTTTCACCACAATGATTAGGCACAGGTGGGGTAAACTTTTCACAAGGGATACAGAAATCTTGGAGCTGACAGCCATGGCGTTGCCGCTGGCGGGGTTGTGCGAGGTTGGGAATTGCCCACAAACCACCGGCTGTGGTGTGTTGCGAGGAAGTGCGAGACCTAGTATCGGGGCAAATATAAATTTAGGGTCATTTTACATGGTAGGAATGCCGGTGGCTTTCTTGATGGGATTTGTGATGAAACTGGGGTTTCCAGGGTTATGGATTGGACTTCTTGCGGCACAGGCATCTTGCGCGGTGTTGATGATGTTAGTTTTGTGTAGAACAGATTGGATTCTTCAGGTTGAAAGAGCTAAAGAACTCACAGAGATTCATCAGTCTTCTTCTTCATCGAATCATTCTTTATTACCTATTTCTGCAGACTCCGTCAACACTAACAAGAAAAGTGCTAATGAAGAGTTGTTGAAGTCAGTCTCAGTCGAAACAGATCCTTTGCTAGCAGTAGCACTTGGGTAA
- the LOC140807349 gene encoding probable beta-1,4-xylosyltransferase IRX9H, with translation MASIRRTLSPYADRSYQNGSNNPFSIQSSSQKLLSNTRTTLSPLHRFLSGVFLQKHNYKKSNHFSLRKWLYRCVLFFLLGFILGMAPFNSDFNELKPQGLSNSDFSFEMKPQVVNAEKNEGDISVVDRRKENHMVLDAVELGVVERSGQDVTDRTLGYFVPQKQLIVVTPTFNRALQAYFLNRLGQVLRLVRQPVLWIVVEMNAASMETADILRNMGIMYRHLVCTKNSTDMKDRGVHQRNTALEHIERHRLDGIVYFADDDNIYSLDLFESIREISRFGVWPVGMLAQSKNKAILEGPVCNGSQVIGWHTNEKSKRLRRFHVDMSGFAFNSTILWDPKRWQRATSDPIRQLDTVKEGFQETTFIEQIVEDESHMEGIPPSCYMIMNWHLHLEARELIYPKGWMLQKNLDVVLPSKE, from the exons ATGGCGTCGATTCGTAGAACTCTGTCCCCGTACGCCGACCGATCGTATCAGAACGGATCGAACAACCCcttttcaatacaatcttcatcGCAGAAGCTGCTCTCCAATACCAGGACGACCTTGTCTCCACTCCACAGATTTCTATCTGGAGTTTTCCTCCAAAAGCACAACTACAAAAAAAGTAATCACTTTTCTTTGCGAAAATGGCTTTACCGGTGCGTATTGTTCTTTCTCCTAGGGTTTATACTCGGTATGGCGCCATTTAATAGCGATTTTAATGAATTGAAGCCACAGGGTTTGAGTAATAGTGATTTCTCCTTCGAAATGAAGCCGCAAGTTGTGAATGCCGAGAAAAACGAGGGAGATATTAGCGTTGTTGATAGACGGAAGGAAAATCATATGGTGCTGGATGCTGTTGAATTAGGGGTTGTTGAGAGGAGTGGCCAAGATGTTACTGATAGGACATTAGGCTATTTTGTGCCGCAAAAACAATTGATTGTGGTCACTCCAACCTTTAATAGGGCTTTGCAGGCCTACTTTTTGAATAGGTTAGGACAGGTTTTGAGGCTGGTGAGACAACCGGTGCTGTGGATTGTGGTGGAGATGAATGCTGCATCAATGGAGACTGCAGATATTTTGAGAAATATGGGAATCATGTACAGACATTTGGTGTGTACAAAAAATTCTACTGATATGAAGGACAGGGGAGTGCACCAGCGGAATACTGCACTCGAGCATATAGAGAGGCACAGGCTAGATGGAATTGTGTATTTTGCAGATGATGATAACATTTACTCACTCGATTTATTTGAGAGCATCAGGGAAA TCAGTCGTTTTGGCGTTTGGCCTGTTGGCATGTTGGCTCAAAGCAAAAATAAAGCAATTCTAGAAGGTCCTGTATGTAATGGAAGCCAAGTGATTGGATGGCATACAAATGAGAAGAGTAAAAGACTCCGTAGATTCCATGTTGATATGTCAGGCTTTGCGTTCAATAGCACAATACTCTGGGATCCCAAGAGATGGCAACGAGCAACTTCAGATCCAATCCGGCAGTTAGATACAGTGAAGGAGGGGTTCCAA GAGACAACTTTCATTGAACAGATTGTGGAGGACGAGAGTCATATGGAAGGAATTCCTCCTAGTTGTTACATGATAATGAACTGGCACCTCCATCTAGAAGCTCGTGAACTTATATATCCCAAAGGCTGGATGCTTCAGAAAAACCTTGATGTAGTTCTCCCCTCCAAGGAATAG
- the LOC140807293 gene encoding transcription factor bHLH93-like, producing MIVRCGVCVERDLIGYISMEYYSSETCFMEELLLAKDMEYEDFNYLDTNIISSSSKAHCSFEDYSNFPIDIQTFNFPVSQDSPNTNILNTNFYYDFQEALGYTINNYADEDYQSSVLVPMTGDPCKDEPVPEMPIFNVGFCPENESKNKMKKVNAGQPSKNLMAERRRRKRLNDRLSMLRSVVPKISKMDRTSILGDTIDYMNELLERINKLREEMDDGGSKQLGLMTIFNDGKPNNESFARNSPKMEVERKNGETRIKICCGMKPGLLLSTVNTVEELGLEIEQCVISCFSDFTMQASCSQELKERDAEDIKQALFRKAAASTFLYN from the exons atgattgtgCGGTGCGGTGTGTGTGTGGAAAGAGATCTCATTGGATATATATCAATGGAGTATTACAGTAGTGAAACATGTTTCATGGAAGAGCTCTTGCTTGCAAAAGACATGGAATATGAAGATTTCAATTATCTTGACACCAACATTATCTCTTCTTCTTCAAAGGCCCATTGCAGCTTTGAAGATTACTCCAATTTCCCCATTGACATCCAAACCTTCAACTTCCCAGTATCCCAAGATTCACCCAACACAAATATTCTCAACACCAACTTTTACTACGATTTTCAAGAAGCTCTAGGCTACACCATTAATAATTATGCTGATGAAGATTATCAATCGTCCGTGTTGGTTCCGATGACCGGGGATCCATGTAAAGATGAGCCCGTTCCCGAGATGCCCATTTTTAACGTGGGATTTTGCCCCGAGAATGAAAGCAAAAACAAAATGAAGAAGGTGAATGCAGGGCAGCCTTCCAAGAATCTTATGGCGGAGAGACGGCGGAGGAAGAGGTTAAACGACCGGCTTTCCATGCTCCGATCGGTTGTTCCCAAGATTAGCAAG ATGGACAGAACGTCTATACTCGGAGATACTATAGATTACATGAATGAGCTTTTAGAGAGGATAAACAAATTGCGGGAAGAAATGGATGATGGGGGGTCAAAGCAATTGGGTTTGATGACAATCTTCAACGATGGCAAGCCTAACAACGAATCGTTTGCAAGAAATTCACCCAAG ATGGAAGTGGAAAGGAAAAATGGGGAAACGAGAATAAAGATTTGCTGCGGAATGAAGCCTGGGTTACTGTTATCGACCGTGAATACAGTCGAGGAATTAGGGCTGGAGATTGAACAATGCGTCATCAGCTGCTTCAGTGACTTTACAATGCAAGCTTCTTGCTCACAG GAATTGAAGGAGAGGGATGCGGAAGACATCAAGCAAGCGCTGTTTAGAAAAGCAGCAGCCTCTACTTTTTTATACAACTAG
- the LOC140808143 gene encoding uncharacterized protein isoform X1, with product MGRLEEIMAVTSDDHATTVCSHCDRAIPSSNIDLHFAHCSRNLEKCKACGDMIPKKLSEEHFLSTHAPVACSLCSETMDRDILDVHRGENCPKRIATCEYCEFPLPAIDLLEHQEVCGNRTELCDVCHKYIRLRERYGHESRCSGIVDNAAESSGNTRPPERGRGAPRRQQQEFSTKRLLFTIAITGIAVLLGSLLFQRKPDHNQVH from the exons ATGGGTCGTCTGGAGGAAATAATGGCTGTAACTTCTGATGATCACGCCACCACCGTCTGCAGCCACTG CGACAGAGCTATTCCTTCCTCCAATATCGATTTACATTTTGCACACTGCTCCAGAAATCTAGAAAAATGTAAAGCATGTGGTGATATGATTCCGAAAAAATTATCAGAGGAACATTTTCTCAGCACTCACGCACCG GTGGCTTGTTCTCTGTGCAGTGAAACAATGGATCGTGATATTTTAGATGTTCACAGAGGAGAAAATTGCCCAAAAAGGATTGCAACATGTGAATACTGCGAGTTTCCACTGCCTGCAATTGATTTATTGGAGCATCAG GAAGTATGTGGCAACCGGACAGAACTATGTGATGTATGCCACAAATATATCAGACTTCGTGAAAGATATGGCCATGAAAGCAGATGCAGTGGCATTGTTGATAACGCTGCGGAGTCTTCCGG GAACACTAGGCCACCTGAAAGAGGTCGTGGTGCTCCAAGAAGGCAGCAGCAGGAGTTTTCAACTAAACGCCTCCTGTTTACTATTGCTATTACGGGAATTGCAGTTTTGTTAGGTTCGCTTTTATTCCAAAGGAAACCAGATCACAATCAAGTTCACTGA
- the LOC140808143 gene encoding uncharacterized protein isoform X2 produces MGRLEEIMAVTSDDHATTVCSHCDRAIPSSNIDLHFAHCSRNLEKCKACGDMIPKKLSEEHFLSTHAPVACSLCSETMDRDILDVHRGENCPKRIATCEYCEFPLPAIDLLEHQEVCGNRTELCDVCHKYIRLRERYGHESRCSGIVDNAAESSGPPERGRGAPRRQQQEFSTKRLLFTIAITGIAVLLGSLLFQRKPDHNQVH; encoded by the exons ATGGGTCGTCTGGAGGAAATAATGGCTGTAACTTCTGATGATCACGCCACCACCGTCTGCAGCCACTG CGACAGAGCTATTCCTTCCTCCAATATCGATTTACATTTTGCACACTGCTCCAGAAATCTAGAAAAATGTAAAGCATGTGGTGATATGATTCCGAAAAAATTATCAGAGGAACATTTTCTCAGCACTCACGCACCG GTGGCTTGTTCTCTGTGCAGTGAAACAATGGATCGTGATATTTTAGATGTTCACAGAGGAGAAAATTGCCCAAAAAGGATTGCAACATGTGAATACTGCGAGTTTCCACTGCCTGCAATTGATTTATTGGAGCATCAG GAAGTATGTGGCAACCGGACAGAACTATGTGATGTATGCCACAAATATATCAGACTTCGTGAAAGATATGGCCATGAAAGCAGATGCAGTGGCATTGTTGATAACGCTGCGGAGTCTTCCGG GCCACCTGAAAGAGGTCGTGGTGCTCCAAGAAGGCAGCAGCAGGAGTTTTCAACTAAACGCCTCCTGTTTACTATTGCTATTACGGGAATTGCAGTTTTGTTAGGTTCGCTTTTATTCCAAAGGAAACCAGATCACAATCAAGTTCACTGA